One Thalassotalea atypica DNA window includes the following coding sequences:
- a CDS encoding methyl-accepting chemotaxis protein, whose translation MLIKHKCIMNSGITVVAMIILLVLMELSISALKADIEVSRVISNIEGHMAQLRATETNFKGRKETKYHDEFNKTISKLFAETASLETFFAKQELEVKELDEMQGAFKQYQQLFAKLVDAQINIGMHPKDALYGELRNAVHEVEELIGSEDQQLLSNMLQLRRNEKDFMLRLDEKYVTKWLDNLVKFQSDVQLSELSNDGKAIINTRLEEYKAAFIKLVDAQKVLGFSIDEGVQGEIRITVQRIEKLLTSVVTRSKAIVDKQTEIVEMIAYGVFFVIFFIAAAFGLYLSRNIVGGINTLQSTMNKIAHTKDLSINVNTDSKDELGEMAKNFNAMIDSFKELIVEVNHSVEMIDDATDKLAQNINVANTGVSAQMQETDMVATAVTEMVATVDEIAANTQEAAMKAEVTNQNADKGRSGVESTITQIDQLSTQLLSSEEVINELVKDSATIGSVLDVIRGIAEQTNLLALNAAIEAARAGEQGRGFAVVADEVRTLASRTQDSTQEIESIINSLQNRTQEIVKHMASCRSQGDDSASEASSAGTMLEEITNDVATIMDMNTAIAAAIQQQSAVASEVNKHVVSIRDVAEQSGQMAHQNAEMSEELSQQAQVLQKELSKFTV comes from the coding sequence ATGCTGATCAAACATAAATGTATTATGAATTCGGGTATCACTGTGGTGGCAATGATTATTTTGTTGGTGTTGATGGAACTCTCTATTTCAGCATTAAAAGCTGATATTGAAGTATCTCGCGTGATTAGCAATATTGAAGGCCATATGGCCCAACTAAGGGCAACAGAAACAAACTTCAAAGGCCGTAAAGAGACCAAGTATCATGATGAGTTTAACAAGACTATATCAAAGCTGTTTGCGGAAACTGCCAGTTTAGAGACGTTCTTTGCTAAACAAGAATTAGAGGTGAAAGAGCTCGATGAAATGCAAGGAGCCTTTAAACAATATCAACAACTATTTGCGAAATTAGTAGATGCTCAAATCAACATAGGTATGCATCCCAAAGATGCGCTTTACGGTGAACTACGTAATGCAGTGCATGAAGTGGAAGAGTTAATTGGTAGTGAAGATCAACAATTGCTCAGCAATATGTTGCAGTTGCGTCGAAATGAAAAAGATTTCATGCTGAGATTAGATGAAAAATACGTTACCAAATGGCTTGATAATCTTGTTAAATTTCAAAGTGATGTCCAGTTAAGTGAGCTGAGCAATGATGGAAAGGCCATTATTAATACTCGGCTTGAAGAATATAAAGCTGCCTTCATTAAGCTAGTTGATGCGCAAAAAGTTCTTGGTTTTTCTATTGATGAAGGGGTACAAGGTGAAATTAGAATTACTGTTCAGCGTATAGAAAAGTTATTAACCAGTGTAGTCACACGAAGCAAAGCGATTGTAGATAAGCAAACAGAAATTGTAGAGATGATTGCCTATGGCGTGTTCTTCGTTATCTTCTTTATTGCCGCCGCATTTGGGCTGTATTTAAGTAGAAATATTGTGGGCGGAATTAATACATTGCAATCCACAATGAACAAGATCGCTCACACAAAAGACTTAAGCATTAATGTGAATACTGACTCTAAAGATGAGTTGGGCGAGATGGCTAAGAATTTCAATGCCATGATTGATAGTTTTAAAGAGCTTATTGTAGAAGTTAATCACTCTGTTGAAATGATTGATGACGCAACAGATAAACTGGCACAAAATATCAATGTTGCAAACACTGGTGTCAGTGCTCAAATGCAGGAAACCGATATGGTCGCTACCGCCGTAACTGAAATGGTTGCTACGGTTGATGAAATTGCAGCCAACACACAAGAAGCGGCGATGAAAGCGGAAGTAACTAATCAAAATGCTGATAAAGGACGCAGTGGTGTTGAGTCAACGATCACTCAGATAGATCAATTGTCAACGCAATTACTATCATCTGAAGAAGTCATTAACGAATTGGTTAAAGACAGCGCGACAATCGGTTCAGTATTAGATGTTATTCGTGGCATAGCAGAGCAAACTAATTTACTAGCGTTAAATGCTGCGATTGAAGCAGCAAGAGCTGGTGAACAAGGTCGCGGATTCGCCGTAGTTGCCGATGAGGTCAGGACGTTAGCGAGCCGCACACAAGACTCTACCCAAGAAATTGAATCAATTATTAATTCTTTACAAAATCGTACTCAGGAAATTGTTAAACATATGGCGTCATGCCGTTCTCAGGGAGACGATAGTGCGTCAGAGGCGAGCAGTGCAGGTACTATGCTTGAAGAAATTACTAACGACGTAGCCACTATCATGGACATGAATACAGCAATAGCTGCCGCGATACAACAACAAAGTGCGGTGGCATCAGAAGTGAATAAACATGTTGTCTCAATTCGTGACGTCGCTGAGCAATCAGGGCAAATGGCACATCAAAATGCAGAGATGAGTGAAGAGCTCTCACAGCAAGCACAAGTTTTGCAGAAAGAGTTAAGTAAATTTACGGTGTAG
- a CDS encoding RNA polymerase sigma factor — MDNHQVIDAKNLFSQDEEKAIIVKAQQGEQQAFHQLYELYHRRMYALCWRMLADKGSAEDVCQEVFVQLWQNIRNFRGDSKFSTWLHSVATNVVLGHLRKHKNWLQKVFSLEDNPQQEACVELEELSTLDKQIMRLPERARLVFVLFAVEGYRHEEIAKMLNMAVGSSKAQYHRARNLLQDWVEV, encoded by the coding sequence TTGGATAATCATCAAGTTATCGATGCAAAAAATCTGTTCAGTCAAGATGAAGAAAAAGCCATCATTGTTAAAGCCCAGCAGGGCGAACAACAAGCTTTTCATCAACTATATGAACTGTATCATCGGCGAATGTACGCACTATGCTGGCGCATGCTAGCAGATAAAGGCAGTGCAGAAGATGTCTGCCAAGAGGTTTTTGTGCAACTGTGGCAAAACATCCGTAATTTCAGGGGGGATAGCAAGTTCAGTACTTGGCTTCATAGTGTGGCAACTAACGTTGTCTTAGGGCATCTAAGAAAGCATAAAAACTGGCTGCAAAAAGTTTTTAGTCTTGAAGATAATCCACAGCAAGAAGCGTGTGTTGAACTGGAAGAGCTATCAACTCTGGACAAGCAAATTATGCGTTTACCAGAGCGTGCTAGATTGGTTTTTGTGTTGTTTGCTGTTGAAGGTTATCGACATGAAGAAATCGCAAAGATGTTAAATATGGCGGTGGGTTCAAGCAAAGCTCAATACCACCGAGCAAGAAATTTATTACAAGACTGGGTCGAGGTGTAA
- a CDS encoding SPOR domain-containing protein has protein sequence MAHQDYISRSSNKKSNPYKKKGQPEPQGTPLKVKIIAMFTLIAVMGFAYSLWFLKDVKPTEHAAPVKAQTKAKQTTLPEPPKEKWQYIEKLQGDKEIEGGEYEVVNKGPYKMQCGSFRTMKQAETLKANIAFAGLIAQVSKSTGKNGIYYKVFLGPYDKKREAEKDKHKLKRNNINRCQIWLWR, from the coding sequence ATGGCTCATCAGGATTATATCTCTCGTTCTTCTAATAAAAAAAGTAATCCCTACAAAAAGAAAGGCCAACCAGAGCCTCAAGGTACCCCGTTAAAAGTCAAAATAATCGCCATGTTTACACTGATAGCGGTAATGGGTTTTGCTTACTCGCTATGGTTTCTAAAAGATGTTAAACCAACCGAACATGCTGCTCCAGTCAAAGCGCAGACAAAAGCAAAACAAACGACTTTGCCGGAGCCGCCAAAAGAAAAATGGCAATACATCGAAAAATTGCAAGGTGATAAGGAAATCGAAGGTGGCGAGTATGAAGTCGTCAATAAAGGGCCATATAAAATGCAATGTGGTTCGTTTAGAACGATGAAGCAAGCAGAAACCCTTAAGGCCAATATTGCTTTTGCGGGTTTGATTGCTCAAGTGAGCAAATCAACAGGAAAGAACGGCATTTACTACAAAGTATTTTTGGGGCCATATGATAAAAAACGAGAAGCTGAGAAAGACAAGCACAAACTAAAACGCAACAATATCAATCGCTGTCAAATTTGGCTGTGGCGTTAA
- the priA gene encoding primosomal protein N': MTQRFLQVAIPVPLRQIFTYRLPDSLTNQSVIIGERVLVPFGHRQVVGVVLGVVEENDTALCNLDENKIKDVISRLQDQYHFDASLMTFLRTCAQYYHHPIGEVIQLALPVLFRQIEQPDLSFEKLWVSTAVDHEEALKQFSKSAHKQKALLALIHHHQGISWSELRTLGYAKTQLNALEKKSLIEEQELIPAPFIWHDDHLQASNKLQLSVEQAVVVSAMTSNLDKFSCHLVDGITGSGKTEVYLQVMEQVLANSQQVLVMVPEIGLTPQTLARFEDRFNVPIFLHHSGLNDKERLDTWRAAHRGHAAIIIGTRSAIFTPTPKLGLIIVDEEHDSSLKQQDSFRYHGRDIAILRARQLNIPIVLGSATPSFESLQNALSEKYHFHQLTKRPGNSRPATLKLINVYQQQMEHGISGTVKKAIEQTLAKDEQVLVFLNRRGFAPAINCKECHHVVECLRCNKPYTFHQNNQLLVCHHCGSQKRMMKQCGQCGSIRLQAIGQGTEQIEQHLNEWFPKYSAVRIDRDSTRRKGALAKVIQEIHDKQHHLLIGTQMLAKGHHFPDVTLVVILDVDGALFSFDFRAAEQMAQLLVQVSGRAGRASKPGQVLIQTQYPDHPLLQDLVNNGYPHFAQQALDERKYAKLPPFGYQALIRAEANYPSYPSGFLRELSQLDLLNCELAGPIPAAMEKKAGKYRYHLIVQSVSRKHLHQAILHILTIAPQIETAKKVRWTIDVDPIDFSW, encoded by the coding sequence GTGACCCAGCGTTTTTTACAAGTGGCGATACCGGTACCACTGAGGCAAATCTTTACTTATCGACTACCAGACTCACTGACAAATCAATCAGTTATTATTGGCGAGCGCGTTCTCGTACCTTTTGGTCATAGGCAAGTTGTAGGCGTTGTGCTTGGAGTTGTTGAAGAAAATGACACGGCACTTTGCAACTTGGATGAAAATAAAATAAAAGATGTTATAAGCCGGCTACAAGATCAGTATCATTTTGATGCGTCACTAATGACATTCTTGCGCACTTGTGCGCAATATTATCACCACCCAATAGGTGAAGTAATTCAACTCGCTTTGCCTGTTCTGTTCAGACAGATTGAACAACCTGATTTGAGCTTTGAGAAGCTTTGGGTTTCAACTGCTGTTGACCATGAAGAAGCACTAAAGCAATTTAGCAAATCAGCACATAAGCAAAAAGCTCTATTAGCATTGATCCATCATCACCAAGGCATTTCATGGTCAGAATTGCGCACATTGGGATACGCTAAAACGCAACTCAATGCGCTTGAAAAAAAATCATTAATTGAAGAACAAGAGCTGATCCCTGCTCCCTTTATTTGGCACGACGATCATCTACAGGCAAGCAACAAATTACAGTTATCTGTTGAGCAAGCCGTCGTTGTCTCAGCGATGACCTCAAACCTTGACAAGTTTTCTTGTCATTTGGTTGACGGCATTACCGGCAGCGGTAAAACCGAAGTATATTTACAAGTGATGGAACAAGTACTTGCCAATAGCCAACAAGTTCTTGTAATGGTGCCGGAGATAGGGTTAACCCCACAAACGTTAGCACGCTTTGAAGATCGCTTTAATGTGCCTATTTTTCTTCATCATTCAGGGTTAAACGACAAAGAGCGGCTAGACACATGGCGCGCTGCTCACCGTGGACATGCTGCAATTATTATCGGCACGCGTTCAGCAATATTCACTCCCACGCCAAAGCTTGGCCTGATCATTGTTGATGAAGAACATGATAGCTCGTTAAAACAGCAAGATAGCTTTCGCTATCACGGCCGAGATATCGCTATTTTACGGGCGCGGCAACTTAATATTCCTATAGTGCTGGGCAGCGCTACGCCGAGTTTTGAATCGCTACAAAATGCTTTGAGCGAAAAGTACCATTTTCATCAGTTAACAAAGCGTCCCGGAAATAGCCGCCCTGCAACATTAAAATTGATTAATGTTTATCAACAGCAAATGGAACATGGTATTTCGGGGACAGTAAAGAAAGCCATCGAGCAAACGCTAGCCAAAGATGAACAAGTGTTAGTGTTTCTCAACCGCCGAGGCTTTGCACCCGCAATTAATTGTAAAGAGTGTCACCACGTAGTTGAGTGCCTACGCTGCAATAAACCTTATACCTTCCACCAAAATAACCAATTACTTGTATGCCACCATTGCGGTAGCCAAAAAAGAATGATGAAGCAATGTGGTCAATGTGGCAGCATTCGGTTGCAAGCAATAGGCCAAGGGACTGAACAAATTGAGCAACACTTAAATGAGTGGTTTCCAAAATATAGTGCTGTACGGATCGATCGAGACAGTACCCGTCGCAAAGGCGCCTTAGCTAAAGTAATCCAAGAAATTCATGACAAACAGCACCACTTACTTATTGGTACGCAAATGTTGGCAAAAGGTCACCATTTCCCTGACGTGACGTTAGTGGTGATATTGGATGTTGATGGCGCTTTATTCAGTTTTGACTTTAGGGCAGCAGAACAAATGGCACAATTACTGGTGCAAGTATCAGGCAGAGCAGGCAGAGCATCTAAACCGGGACAAGTATTAATTCAAACCCAATATCCAGATCACCCATTGCTGCAAGATCTAGTTAATAACGGTTACCCTCATTTTGCCCAACAAGCTTTGGATGAACGAAAGTACGCCAAACTGCCACCGTTTGGATATCAAGCGTTAATTCGAGCAGAAGCTAACTACCCCTCATACCCGAGTGGCTTTTTGAGGGAATTAAGCCAACTTGATTTACTAAACTGCGAGCTCGCAGGTCCTATCCCAGCAGCGATGGAGAAAAAAGCAGGTAAATATCGGTATCACTTAATTGTTCAATCCGTTAGCCGAAAACATTTACATCAGGCGATACTTCACATATTGACCATTGCACCGCAAATAGAGACCGCAAAAAAAGTACGTTGGACCATTGATGTTGATCCGATTGATTTTAGCTGGTGA
- a CDS encoding DUF4097 family beta strand repeat-containing protein, producing MKISTMLIPLSVLFSAMLFAGEKVDDSLSVDGINVASIDIPRGDVIIIGTSGNILSVVGELDEKMDKFIFEKSGSEIQLEVKMPRHQNSHWDNDGSKLTIKVPNSIKVNFEGISTNVDVENLTKGTEIQTISGDIKATKLTDHIELNSISGDITSSSLNGKITLSTVSGNIVDKSSAGRLQLKAISGDIDTTSAANEVSISQVSGEVEFTLSKVDDLKIKSVSGDVDGKVELSDDGRIKMSGVSADLSLALQKGVDANFKFSATAGGSIKNSLTNDKAQRAKYGPSSKLNFSTGNGGASVKASVVSGKIKISEY from the coding sequence ATGAAAATTTCTACAATGTTAATCCCGTTAAGTGTATTGTTCTCGGCTATGTTATTTGCTGGCGAGAAAGTTGATGATTCACTGTCTGTCGATGGAATCAATGTGGCCTCTATCGATATCCCTCGTGGTGATGTAATAATCATTGGGACGTCTGGAAATATACTGTCAGTGGTTGGTGAACTAGACGAAAAAATGGATAAGTTCATTTTTGAAAAGTCAGGTAGTGAAATTCAGTTAGAAGTCAAAATGCCACGTCATCAAAACAGCCATTGGGATAATGACGGCTCTAAATTAACGATTAAAGTGCCAAACAGCATTAAAGTGAACTTTGAAGGGATTTCGACCAACGTGGACGTTGAAAACTTAACGAAAGGTACTGAAATTCAGACCATTAGTGGTGATATTAAAGCGACAAAATTAACTGATCACATTGAGCTTAATTCGATCAGTGGTGATATCACTTCATCGTCGCTAAATGGCAAAATCACCTTGTCGACCGTGAGTGGTAATATTGTTGATAAATCGTCAGCGGGACGTCTACAACTTAAAGCAATCAGTGGTGATATCGACACAACGTCGGCGGCGAATGAAGTGTCAATCAGCCAAGTGTCAGGAGAAGTAGAATTTACTTTGTCAAAGGTTGATGATTTAAAGATTAAGTCCGTCAGTGGTGACGTTGATGGTAAAGTGGAACTAAGCGATGATGGCCGAATTAAAATGTCAGGCGTGAGTGCAGATTTATCGTTAGCACTTCAAAAAGGCGTTGATGCCAATTTTAAATTCTCCGCAACTGCAGGCGGTAGTATTAAAAATAGCTTAACAAATGACAAAGCTCAGCGTGCGAAATATGGCCCTAGTTCAAAGCTTAACTTTTCAACTGGCAATGGTGGTGCATCGGTTAAAGCAAGCGTTGTTAGCGGTAAGATTAAAATCTCCGAGTATTAG
- a CDS encoding putative bifunctional diguanylate cyclase/phosphodiesterase → MIEHIAARTFLYSTEALVFGVLTFLLWMFYQGLGRQYVKLWTVSLGFVCLYNIIMVVQSLTALLPDTVPSKILLEWLYQFSRFMFITFLTLGIFSAKKGHRIVPKVVIISIIAVLVLSVLNTLICAFDPTHVYDRFYLRETLPAFLIGCTFFAMSSFLIWHKPHHFSSRIFTYFSIACGGKYLFYSFASTVALTEWWFQYLQNFSMYFDIGSSAVLGFSMLIWMQGAERNAAVTAMNKAQYLGKHDSLTGTLNRAQVLERLPTIMEKSARKDNKLCVILIDIKRFKFINDTYGLKTGDFILGEIANRIRNSIFKPLIVGRLSGDSFVIVIDYDNKQEIEQVTHHIHELIGRSFQFDGQDIFVQCSLGYCCFPQFSKSAEDLLQNANLALYHAETHNIASTEFSHEMEVQGRHLLAMEKAIKHGIKNEEFELYYQPQLNLLTNKLEGVEALVRWNHPEKGVLSPDAFLSDVEALGLNSRFDVYVLEKACQAHKRWIENYKKRITIAVNMTAVEFQDPRLISTIQKFLLKYEMSPKYLELEITENVVMTDLHMAMNTIVTLQNLGIKVSIDDFGTGYSSLAYLRELPIDKIKIDRSFIKEMASNDSDVTIVKSMIKLSHGLGKRVLAEGVETAEQLQMLRNLGCDAIQGYYISKPVPEQELAKYLVRK, encoded by the coding sequence ATGATTGAACACATAGCAGCTAGGACGTTTTTATATTCAACAGAAGCCTTAGTTTTTGGTGTCCTAACCTTTTTGCTGTGGATGTTTTATCAAGGGCTTGGGCGTCAATACGTTAAACTTTGGACGGTTAGCCTAGGGTTTGTATGTCTGTACAATATCATCATGGTTGTGCAATCGCTTACCGCGTTGTTACCGGATACAGTGCCTAGCAAAATATTGTTAGAGTGGCTCTATCAATTCAGCCGATTCATGTTCATCACATTTTTGACATTGGGTATATTTTCTGCAAAGAAAGGTCATCGTATTGTCCCGAAAGTCGTGATCATTAGTATTATTGCTGTACTTGTCTTATCTGTTCTAAATACGTTAATTTGTGCCTTTGATCCTACTCACGTCTATGACCGTTTTTATTTACGTGAAACCCTGCCTGCTTTTTTAATTGGTTGCACATTTTTTGCGATGAGTAGTTTTTTAATCTGGCATAAGCCACATCATTTTTCGAGCCGTATATTCACTTATTTTTCTATTGCCTGCGGCGGCAAGTATTTATTTTATTCTTTTGCGTCGACTGTGGCATTGACTGAATGGTGGTTTCAATATTTACAGAATTTCTCGATGTATTTTGATATAGGCAGCAGCGCAGTCTTGGGTTTTTCCATGTTAATATGGATGCAAGGCGCAGAGCGAAATGCTGCTGTAACTGCCATGAATAAAGCACAATACCTAGGCAAACATGACAGCCTAACAGGGACACTAAATCGAGCACAAGTCTTAGAGCGATTACCGACAATAATGGAAAAATCGGCTCGTAAAGATAATAAGTTGTGCGTGATTTTAATTGATATCAAGCGATTCAAATTCATCAATGATACTTATGGTCTTAAAACGGGTGACTTCATATTAGGTGAGATTGCTAACCGGATCAGAAACAGCATATTCAAACCACTTATTGTCGGGCGCCTCAGTGGTGATTCTTTTGTAATTGTCATTGATTACGATAATAAGCAAGAGATTGAGCAGGTGACACATCATATTCATGAATTGATCGGACGTTCATTTCAGTTCGATGGCCAAGATATTTTCGTTCAATGTAGCTTGGGGTATTGCTGTTTTCCACAGTTTTCAAAAAGTGCAGAAGACTTACTACAAAACGCGAACTTGGCTTTGTATCATGCAGAAACACATAATATTGCTAGCACGGAATTCAGTCATGAAATGGAAGTGCAAGGCCGGCATTTATTGGCGATGGAAAAGGCCATTAAGCATGGAATAAAAAATGAAGAATTTGAGCTTTACTATCAGCCTCAGTTGAATTTACTTACTAACAAACTTGAAGGCGTGGAAGCATTAGTTCGTTGGAACCACCCGGAAAAAGGAGTGTTATCGCCAGATGCTTTTTTATCGGACGTTGAAGCGCTTGGCCTTAATAGTCGGTTTGATGTTTATGTCTTGGAGAAAGCCTGTCAAGCTCACAAACGTTGGATTGAAAATTACAAAAAGCGTATCACCATCGCTGTCAATATGACCGCTGTCGAGTTTCAAGATCCACGACTCATTTCGACGATTCAGAAATTTTTACTAAAGTATGAAATGTCGCCAAAATATCTCGAGCTGGAAATTACGGAAAATGTCGTAATGACCGACCTGCATATGGCGATGAATACCATTGTTACGCTGCAAAACCTTGGAATCAAGGTATCCATTGATGATTTTGGTACAGGCTATTCGTCCTTGGCCTATTTAAGAGAGTTACCGATTGATAAGATTAAGATTGATCGAAGCTTTATCAAGGAAATGGCCTCGAATGACTCGGACGTCACCATTGTTAAATCAATGATTAAATTATCACATGGTTTAGGTAAAAGAGTGCTAGCAGAGGGCGTTGAAACGGCTGAACAACTGCAAATGCTCAGAAACTTGGGATGTGACGCAATTCAAGGTTACTACATCAGTAAGCCTGTTCCTGAACAAGAATTGGCAAAGTATCTCGTTCGAAAATAA
- the hslV gene encoding ATP-dependent protease subunit HslV, translated as MTTIVSVRRNGKVAIGGDGQVSLGNTVMKGNAKKVRRLYNDKVLAGFAGGTADAFTLFERFESKLEMHQGHLTKSAVELAKDWRSDRALRKLEAMLVVADETASLIITGNGDVVQPEHDLIAIGSGGNYAQSAALALIENTDLSAKEIVEKSLTIAGDICVFTNQHHTVDEL; from the coding sequence GTGACTACTATTGTTTCAGTAAGACGTAATGGCAAAGTCGCCATTGGTGGCGATGGCCAAGTATCACTGGGTAATACAGTGATGAAAGGCAACGCCAAGAAAGTCAGACGTTTATATAACGACAAGGTATTAGCTGGCTTTGCTGGTGGTACTGCTGACGCGTTTACCTTATTTGAACGTTTTGAAAGCAAGCTTGAAATGCATCAGGGCCATTTAACTAAATCTGCCGTAGAATTGGCCAAAGATTGGCGCAGCGATCGTGCCCTTCGCAAGTTAGAAGCGATGTTGGTGGTTGCTGACGAAACCGCCTCTTTAATCATTACCGGTAATGGTGATGTTGTTCAGCCTGAGCATGATTTGATTGCTATTGGTAGCGGCGGTAATTACGCGCAATCAGCAGCCCTTGCTTTGATTGAAAATACCGATTTATCTGCAAAAGAAATCGTTGAAAAGTCTTTAACTATCGCAGGCGATATCTGCGTGTTCACCAATCAACACCATACGGTTGATGAACTTTAA
- the rpmE gene encoding 50S ribosomal protein L31, whose product MKEGIHPNYTELKATCSCGNVITVGSTAGKDLHLDVCSECHPFYTGKQKAAETGGRVDKFNKRFAVLGKK is encoded by the coding sequence ATGAAAGAAGGTATTCACCCGAATTACACTGAACTAAAAGCAACTTGTTCATGTGGTAATGTTATTACTGTTGGCTCTACAGCAGGTAAAGACTTACATTTAGATGTATGTTCAGAATGTCACCCATTCTACACTGGTAAGCAAAAAGCTGCTGAAACTGGTGGTCGTGTTGATAAATTCAACAAGCGCTTCGCAGTGCTTGGTAAGAAGTAA
- the rraA gene encoding ribonuclease E activity regulator RraA, giving the protein MEYNTSELCNTYSDLVDVLEPIFSNYGGRSSFGGQVVTVKCFENNGLIAKILSEDGTGKVLVIDGGGSTRCALIDAEIAESAFQNNWEGIICYGSLRDVDAIEEIDIGIQGLVSIPVGASDEMTGDGDVAINFAGVTFLPDDHIYADNTGIILSPEPLDIE; this is encoded by the coding sequence ATGGAATACAATACATCTGAGCTATGCAATACTTATTCTGATTTAGTCGATGTTCTAGAGCCTATATTTAGTAATTATGGTGGAAGAAGCTCTTTCGGTGGTCAAGTAGTTACAGTGAAGTGTTTTGAAAACAATGGTTTGATCGCGAAAATATTAAGTGAAGACGGTACAGGTAAAGTGCTTGTAATCGATGGAGGAGGTTCTACTCGATGCGCCTTAATTGACGCAGAAATTGCAGAATCTGCTTTTCAAAATAACTGGGAAGGTATTATCTGTTACGGCAGCCTTCGTGATGTGGATGCAATTGAGGAGATCGACATAGGTATTCAAGGGCTTGTTTCTATCCCTGTTGGAGCCAGTGATGAGATGACTGGTGATGGCGATGTCGCAATAAATTTTGCCGGCGTAACCTTTTTACCTGACGATCATATTTACGCAGATAACACTGGCATTATCTTGTCGCCTGAGCCACTTGATATCGAGTAA
- the hslU gene encoding ATP-dependent protease ATPase subunit HslU produces the protein MSNMTPREIVSELDSHIVGQNDAKRAVAIALRNRWRRMQLNEELRTEVTPKNILMIGPTGVGKTEIARRLAKLAHAPFIKVEATKFTEVGYVGKEVETIIRDLADMSIKMTKELEMARVKHLAEEAAEERILDILLPNPRDGFGNDEKTDNASTRQVFRKKLREGKLDDKEVELDLAASPMGVEIMAPPGMEDMTSQLQSMFQNMSGEKTKKRKLKIKDAFKALQEEEAAKIVNQEDIKEKALEAVEQNGIVFIDEIDKICKRGESSGPDVSREGVQRDLLPLVEGSTISTKHGMVKTDHILFIASGAFQMSKPSDLIPELQGRLPIRVELQALTTEDFVRILTEPSASLTEQYIALMKTEGVDIEFTKDGIDAIANAAWQVNESTENIGARRLHTMLERLMEEISFTANDRAGESIIIDAKYVESTLNEVVQNEDLSRFIL, from the coding sequence ATGTCGAATATGACACCTCGTGAAATTGTTTCCGAATTAGACAGTCACATTGTTGGCCAAAATGACGCGAAAAGAGCCGTGGCCATCGCGTTGCGTAATCGCTGGCGCAGAATGCAGCTTAATGAAGAGTTGCGAACAGAAGTTACACCTAAGAATATCTTGATGATCGGCCCTACAGGGGTTGGTAAAACAGAAATTGCACGACGACTTGCCAAACTAGCACACGCCCCTTTTATTAAAGTGGAAGCTACTAAGTTCACTGAAGTGGGTTATGTGGGTAAAGAAGTAGAAACAATCATTCGCGATCTTGCTGATATGTCGATCAAGATGACCAAAGAGCTAGAAATGGCTCGCGTTAAACACTTAGCTGAAGAAGCCGCTGAAGAGCGTATTTTAGATATCTTATTGCCCAATCCTCGTGATGGCTTTGGAAATGATGAAAAAACGGATAATGCCAGTACCCGTCAAGTGTTTCGCAAGAAATTACGCGAAGGGAAACTGGATGATAAAGAAGTCGAACTAGACCTAGCTGCATCACCAATGGGCGTGGAAATTATGGCGCCTCCTGGCATGGAAGATATGACTTCACAATTGCAGAGCATGTTCCAAAACATGTCGGGTGAAAAAACCAAAAAGCGCAAGTTAAAAATTAAAGATGCGTTTAAAGCATTACAAGAAGAAGAAGCCGCAAAAATTGTTAATCAAGAAGACATCAAGGAAAAAGCCTTAGAAGCTGTAGAACAAAATGGCATTGTTTTCATTGATGAAATTGACAAAATTTGTAAGCGTGGTGAATCTTCTGGTCCAGACGTTTCTCGTGAAGGTGTACAGCGTGACTTATTACCCTTAGTGGAAGGCTCAACCATTAGCACTAAGCACGGCATGGTGAAAACGGATCATATTTTATTCATTGCATCCGGTGCATTCCAAATGTCTAAGCCATCAGATTTAATCCCTGAACTTCAAGGTCGCTTACCTATCCGTGTTGAATTACAGGCACTGACCACTGAAGACTTTGTTCGCATTCTGACAGAGCCCAGCGCTTCGTTAACAGAGCAATATATCGCATTAATGAAAACCGAAGGTGTTGATATTGAGTTTACAAAAGACGGCATAGACGCGATTGCGAATGCGGCATGGCAAGTAAACGAAAGCACTGAAAATATTGGTGCACGACGTTTACACACCATGCTGGAGCGCTTAATGGAAGAAATTTCCTTCACCGCCAACGATCGCGCCGGCGAAAGTATTATTATTGATGCTAAGTATGTTGAAAGTACTTTGAATGAAGTGGTTCAAAACGAAGACTTGAGCCGTTTCATTCTATAA